One Eublepharis macularius isolate TG4126 chromosome 6, MPM_Emac_v1.0, whole genome shotgun sequence DNA segment encodes these proteins:
- the TBATA gene encoding protein TBATA, with amino-acid sequence MEYFPISVQLYVRQECNSDGYMKKSSPHQQQMETEESTKEEMEKLKGPVITTSKGKNITLAGKLKHLALNIPLRFSVQALKLHSKNSARFGSLSHHSFFSRHNPHPHRVTHIQGLNGAPVCIVNDEGSEQTMLPPHPMIKSQFPTSVLGGPGVQMPIGDPQPIPVPRLSIGSLSDAWRDELRELTARARAASFTEKKETTQKPERKTQYSEETGRLIPPSFRAATRHSSRQVLQNNTKNKDKDPLFSFQYLELIILELLCQILQTDSLTAVQQWLLTTGQKEKNLVTGLLQIATANLHLEAQDLPSGMEGRFPSQFSQSGPGFVFRQHRRNHLTRLPVTKQKQEPTPEEERPVHIGTAEVLQFHLSLDEKQNQPD; translated from the exons ATGGAGTATTTTCCTATATCTGTGCAACTATATGTCAGACAGGAATGCAATAGTGATGGCTATATGAAGAAATCCAGTCCTCATCAGCAACAAATGGA AACTGAGGAATCAACTAAGGAAGAAATGGAGAAGCTGAAGGGTCCTGTTATTACCACCTCCAAAGGCAAGAACATAACTTTAGCAGGGAAGCTGAAACACCTGGCCCTAAATATTCCTCTCCGGTTTAGTGTTCAGGCCCTGAAGCTGCATTCAAAGAATTCTGCTCGCTTTGGCAGTCTCAGCCATCACTCCTTCTTCTCACGACACAACCCACACCCACACCGAGTGACTCACATCCAAG GTCTGAATGGTGCTCCTGTTTGCATAGTTAATGATGAAGGGTCTGAGCAGACTATGCTTCCACCTCATCCTATGATAAAAAGCCAGTTTCCTACTTCAGTTTTGGGAGGACCTGGAGTCCAAATGCCCATTGGAGATCCACAGCCTATCCCAGTCCCCAGGCTATCAATAG GCTCTTTGTCTGATGCATGGAGAGATGAACTGAGAGAACTCACTGCAAGAGCGAGAGCTGCTTCCTTCACAGAGAAAAAGGAGACA ACACAGAAGCCGGAGAGAAAGACACAGTACTCCGAAGAAACAGGACGACTCATTCCACCTTCCTTTCGAGCCGCAACTCGCCATTCATCCCGCCAAGTGCTCCAGAACAACACCAAGAATAAAGACAAAGATCCTCTCTTCTCTTTCCAGTACCTAGAACTAATT ATTTTAGAACTCCTGTGTCAGATCCTGCAGACAGACTCCttgacagctgtccagcaatggcTGCTGACCACTGGTCAAAAAG AGAAGAATCTTGTCACGGGATTGTTGCAGATTGCAACTGCAAACCTACATCTTGAGGCCCAGGACTTGCCCTCAGGCATGGAAGGGAGATTTCCATCACAGTTTTCCCAAAGTGGCCCAGGCTTTGTCTTTAGGCAACACAGAAGAAATCATCTAACCAG GTTGCCTGTAACAAAGCAAAAGCAAGAACCTACCCCAGAGGAAGAAAGGCCAG TGCATATCGGCACAGCAGAAGTTCTCCAGTTCCATTTATCCCTGGATGAGAAGCAAAACCAACCAGACTGA